The Paenibacillus beijingensis nucleotide sequence TCGACGACTTCTCCGCCCAATGCTTCAATGTCTTCGGCCGCCTTGCGCAGCAGAGCGACGACCGGTCCTTTCGGTTGGTCTCCCCAGATTGCGAGGCCGCCGGTTACAAGGCCGATTTTGACGCCGTCCAGCCGGCCGCCCTTGGCGAACGAAGCGTAGCCTTCGGCAGGAATTTTGCCGACGCTGCGCGCCGTTACGGGATCGGCCGGATCGTAGCCGGCGATAAAATCAAGTCCGGTTGCCGCGTCCTTAACCGTTGCGGCGAGCGGGCCGGCCGTATCCTGGGTCAGTGCCCGCGGAAAAATTCCGTGCGCGCTGACCAGACCCATTGTCGGGCGAATCGTGACGACCCCGGTCAAAGCAGCTGGAATGCGAAGCGATCCGCCCGTATCCGTTCCGATCGCTAATGGGGCATATTGCGCGGCGATCGCCGCTGCGCTGCCGCCGGATGAGCCGCCGACCGTACGCGTGAGGTCATATGGATTTTTCATGGCGCTTTTGAGGCTGGAGATGCCGTAGACGGCTGCCGCGAAATCGTCCAGGTTGGTCTTGGCGAGCACGATGGCCCCTTGCTCCTCCAAGCGGTTAATGACGGTGGCGTTGCTGTCCGGAATCCAGTTCTTGAATAGTTCGGACCCGTTTGTCGTAGGCATATCGTCCGTATTGATGACGTCCTTGACGACGACGGGAACGCAGTGGGCTGCACCGAGCGCCGCGCCCGAACGCTGCTTTTTGTCCAGTTCGGCGGCCTCAGCCTTGGCATTTTCGTTCATGTTGATAATGGCATTCAGCATCGGTCCTTGTTGATCGTAGGCTTCGATCCGGGCCGTGTATGCGGATATTAATTGCTGACAAGTGAAAGCGCCGGAACGGAGGCCGCTTTCAATCTGCTCAATCGAAAGTCCTTCCACGGTATCGGCCGAGATGGAGGCGAGTCGCGCATAATGGGCTACGCGCGCATTCAGCGCCGCCGCTTCCGCTTGGGAGAGAACGACACCGTAACCGAACCTGCCGTTGCCGACTCCGTTCATAATGCCCGCTTTCGCTACGGCTCCGACAGCGCCGGCATAGGGGCTCGATGACGGCACGTCCGAGAAGGAGGACGGCGCATCGCTAAGATGGAAGAGACTTTGCACCGTCTTGGCTGCATCCTCCCGGGTAACCGGGGCATTTCCGCCCAAAAGTTCCGAAGCCGGCTCATTTGGTGCGTTTTGCTTCAGCATTTCCAACAAAACCGTTTGTGTAATGCCCGTTGATGCAGGTGTTTCCGGTTGTGCAAAGGATAAACCAGGTAAGGAGAAAAGCAGTGAGCCGGCGAGAACGGTTTGTACCATTCGACGAGAAAAGCGGCGCATATGAAGCCTCCTTGGTTTTATATGTTAGAATACATACCTTATATTAAAACAAAATTTTTATATGTCAACTAATGTAACATAATGTCACATTTTGCTAGGAATGTCGCGATGATGCTGTCATAAAATGTCGATAAAATCGGTAAATTTACAAGGCTGGCGGAGAAATTATGGTAAAATGAAGATAAATCTGACGAAAACGGACGATTTTGACGATAATCGATAAATTGTGAGAGTACATCGGAAATTTGCACGACTTCGGCACATTATGGCGATCATGCGACCTGGTTGCCTTTTTGCCCGAACGCTCCCTATAATGAAAACAGATGGAAGCCGGCAGGCACGCAGATCGGAACGAACGGAGTCGATGCATGATGGAAAGTGTGCTGGACATTATCGTCCGGTCGACGGAGATCGATATGAACGGGCACGTGAACAATGCCAAATATTTGGAATATTTGGAGTGGGGCAGAGACGAGTGGTTTGACAAAGCGGGGCTGGATTTCGACACTTTTCTTGCAATGGGCATGCAGACGGTGATGGTCAATATTAACATGAATTACCGGAAGGAGTGCCGTCAGGGAGAAGCGCTGACGATCCGCACCCGTCCCTGCCGGGCCGGCCGCTCCAGCTTTGCGCTGCTGCAGGAAATTGTAGGCGCAGAAGGAAAGATCCGCGCCGATGCGGTCGTCACCTGCGTCACGATCGATGCGGTCAATCGCGTCAGCCGGGAGATGCCGCAGCAGCTGCGGGACGTCCTGGAAAGAGAGAGAAACGATACAATGTAGAGAAACTATACTACGGGAGAAACGGGTGGCACTTATGGATAAAAAAATGATTTTTTTCGATATCGACGGGACGCTGCTGGATCATGACAAGAAGCTTCCGCAGTCGGCCAAGGAGGCGGTAGCCGAGCTGCAGCGGGCGGGACACGAAGTCGCGATCGCGACCGGACGCGGCCCGTTCATGTTCAAGGAAATCCGCGAGGAGCTCGGCATCGATTCCTACATCAGCTTTAACGGGCAGTATGTCGTTCGTCAGGGCGAGGTGATCGTGAAGAACCCGATCCGCCCGGAGCTGCTGGAGCGCATTACGGAAGCAGCCGCAGCCCATGACCATCCGATCGTATATATGAGCCACGAGACGATGAAGTCCAGTTCCGAATTCCACGCTTATATCGTGGAGAGCATCAGCTCGCTGAAGGTAAAGCATCCGGAGTTCGATGCGGACTATTTCCGCAATCGCGACATTTATCAATGTCTGCTGTTCTGTACCATCGGTGAGGAGACGCACTATAAGGAGCATTTTCCCGGCCTCGATTTTATCCGTTGGCACCAGTTCTCCATGGACGTGCTGCCGCAGGGCGGCTCGAAAGCGAAGGGAATCGAACAATTTATCCGTCTGGCCGGCTTCGACAAAAAAGACGTGTATGCGTTTGGCGACGGCTTGAACGATATCGAGATGTTGGAATATGTCGACAACAGCGTCGCCATGGGCAACGCGGTCGACTCCGTCAAGAAAGCGGCCAAGCATGTAACGAAGGATGTGGTGGAGGATGGAATCCGGCACGGATTGGAAATGGTCGGCTTGCTGTAAAGCGGCGCGGAAACAGCCAACAAACGGCCGACTGATTGCAAAAGGGGATGAACGGCGGTTTGAAGACCAGCGAGCTTAATGTGGAAATGGGCGGGTTATCGTTTCTCGTTTCATCCATCACCGAATTGAAACCGTCCATCGTAAACGGCAAAAATACAGGGCTGCTCAAGCAGATGGAAGGCAGCCAGATCGTCTGGCTCAAGGCGGTCTCCGGCGAAGGCAGCCTGCATGCAGCCGCCCACTACTTTATTTTGATGATGCTGAAGTTTTGCCGCGTCATTATCGTGAGCGAGACGGCATTTCAGTCTTGGCCCGAGCAAGTACAGGCCGATTTTGACCGGCTGCTCATTCATAAGGAAAGCTTTGTGCATCACGACGAGAACTACTGCGCGTTTTATGATGCGGAGGATATGGGCGGCGGATGAATACCGAAGACGGAAGATGAGAGGCATATGCCGATACCGCCGGCCGCTTCAATTGCCGGCGCGCACGGCGACTTTCGCTCGCGACTCCAAATTTTTTCGCCGGATCAGCACCGCGGCTGCGATCAGCATGGCGCCGTTAATGACGAACACCCAGCGGATCGGAATGATGCCGCCCAGCACGCCGCCGATCATCGGCCCGAGCATCGTTGCCAGCTGGGTGGCGGACTGGTTCAGGCTGAACGCCCGCCCCCGAAACGAGGGAGCGGTCACTTTGACGATCATGGCGTTCAGCGCCGGATACACCCCAGCAAAGAACAAGCCGTAAATAAAACGAAGCACGCCGAATTCGACATACCCTTTTACGAAAAATTGCAGCAAATTCCCGATCCCGCCGCCGAGCAGTCCGATGAACAGGACGTTGGTGAAGCCGATCCGGCTGCCGATCCGCCCCCACTGCGGCGCGGCGAGCAGCGTTGCCAGCCCAACCGCCGAGAACACGATGCCGGACTGCAATGTCGCTTCGCCCTGCTTGACTCCAAGCTGCAGCACGTAGACCGTAATGAGCGGCTCCAGGATCATAACCGAGAAGGTGCCGAGTCCGACCAGCACAAGCAGCGTGATGAACACCCGGTTCGCCGCCGCTTCCTTCAAGTCGTCGCGCACATGGGATCGTTTGCCGGAACGGTTGAAGTTCGTTTCCTTGGCGAACACCAGCGCGATCAGCGCCGCGACGAGCACGACCACGCCGGAGAGCAGAAACGATTCCCGGTTGCCGAGCAGGTGGCTGGCGATGCCTCCGACCAGCGGCCCTACGATGCCTCCCGTCGCTCCGGACGTAGCCATAATGCCAAGCGCATACCCCGCTTTATCTTCGGGCGTGCCCGTGCCCACCATCGTAATGGCTGCCGGAACATATCCGGCGAGCAGCCCCTGAAAAATGCGCAGCAGCAAAAACAGATAAGGGTCATGAATGAAATAAGTGGCGAAATACAAAGCGGCCAGGCTGAATCCGGAGCGGAGCAGCATCGGCTTGCGGCCGTATTTGTCCGCCAGCGATCCCCAATACGGCGCGATCAGGGCGCTGGCCAGAAACGAAATGCCGAAAGCAAAGCCGGACCACAAGGACAGGTTGCTCGTAACGCCAAGCTCCGTCGCCAGAAATAACGGAATAAACGGGATGGAAATGGAGTAGGCGGTGCTGCAAAAAAACACTCCGACCCATAGCACAAACAGGTTGCGTCTCCAGGAGAAAGCCATCGTGCCGGTCACATCCTTTATCGATAAATATTTTACATGTCCGGACATTCAGTCTCTTGTATATTACTCTCTTTAGCTCCAAGATCCAAGTTCTTGACCAAAAAAAGGGCGGATGCGGGATTAGAAGCGGCTGATGCCCGGTAATAATAGTGGACAGGCGAAAACGCTAATCGTGGTGAAAAAGGGAGTGAGAACATGCTGCAAGATTGCGTTATTGTCGGTGGCGGAATTGCCGGACTGCAGGCCGCTATTCAGCTTGGAAGATACAACCATCGGGTGCTCGTGCTCGATTCCGGCGACGGAAGGTCGAGTTACTGCCTGCAGTATCACAATTTGCTGGGATGGCCCGACGGCATCAGCGGACCGGAGCTGCGGCAGCACGGGAGAATCCATGCGGAGCGGCTCGGGGTAACGTTTGTTTCCGGTCGGGCGGTAGGTGCGAAGCAGACGGATGAAGGTTTCGCGGTCGAGACGGAGAGCGGGGAGACGGTCCGCGCGAAGCGGCTGCTGCTTGCGACGGGCGTCATGGACCGGCTTCCGGAGCTGAAAGGGGAGCTGACGCCATGCCTTGGCATCAGCATCTATGTTTGCCCCGACTGCGACGGGTATGAACTGACCGGGAAGAGGGCGCTCGTCATCGGCTCGGGCAACGTCGGAGCGAGAATGGCGCTGACGCTTCTGTACTGGACCCGCAATCTGGTCTATATCAATCATGAGCAGACGGGCGTGGACAAGGAACTGATCGCGCAAATGGAAAAAAGCGGCGTTGAATACGTAAACGAAGCGGTCCGCGAACTGAAGCGGGACGGTTCCTTCCTGACCGGCGTCGTAACGGCGTCCGGCAGGACACTTAAGGCCGAGCGCGGTTTCGTCGCTTTCGGCGGCAACGAGGTGCGCTCGAATCTGGCGCAGCAGCTCGGCGTCCGGCTGCATGCCAACCGTCACGTGCTGGCCGATCCCCGCACCAAAATGACCAACGTAATGAACGTTTGGGCGGCCGGCGACGTGCTTGCCCATTCCGAGCAAACGGCGATTGCGATGGGAGACGGCAGCCAGGCGGCGATCTGGATCCACAAAAGCCTGATTGAGCCGCAAGGCAGCCAGGCGCTGGCGCCGCTGGTGGCTGCAAGCGGCCCTGAGACCTGATGGCCCAGAAGAGGCGGGCTGAAGATTGATCTGCTGCCCGGCCCGTGCAGCAGATCAGATAATTCAGACGGGCTATTTCTTTTTTATGGCACGTTCGGTAAAATAGGTTACGGGAACAAATGTTTGTCGCTAAGCGTTTGATTAGATTCCCGTAACTGAAACGACCGGAGGGGTATTGGGCCGATGCCGTTTGCCTTTAATGCCGGCGACTATCCGATGCGGCCCGGATGCTACATCATGAAGGATGCGTCGGGACGCATTTTGTATGTCGGTAAGTCGAAATGCTTGCGAAGCCGTCTGCAATCCTACTTTTATCAAAATCATACCCGCAAGCGGCTGCGTGAGCTCGTCGCCGAGATTGACTCGATCGAAGTCATCCTCGTGAACAATGAGACCGAAAGTCTGCTGCTCGAAAATAATTTGATCAAAATTCATAAGCCGCCCTACAACCGGGCGCTCAAGCGTGATAACAGCGGCTACGCTTATCTCATGCTGACGCAGGAGCGGATTCCGCGTTTGGACGTGTTTTTCCGCGACCGCAGGGAGAAGGAGAAAGCCGCGTCGACGGAGTTAGACGCGTCCCTTCAGGAGGCAGCGACATTGACAGAGCTGGACGTAGCCTTTCAGGAGACGGCGACATCGACATCGACGGAGCTGGATACAGCCTTCCGGGAGACAGCCGCAGCGTCAGAGGCGCCCTCGCGGAAGCGTTCCAAAGAACAGCCGGGAGGCCCAGAACAGGATGCGGCGCTGCCGCCGATGCAGCGGTTCGGACCGTTTGCAAGCGCTCATTTCCGCAATCAGGTGCTGGAGTTTGTCGCCGATCACTTCAAGCTTCGGACATGCACGACGATGCCGAAACGGGTATGTCTGCTTTATCATATCAAGAGGTGCAGCGGGATTTGTGAAGGTTTAATAAGCGAAGACGATTACTTGGACTCCGTCAGGCAAGCCGCAGAGCTGCTCGCTTCCGGCAGCAACCTGACCGCGGAGATGTACCGGAAAATGGAATATTATTCAGAGCGGCTGCTGTTTGAGAAAGCGGACAATATACTGCGCCATATCCGTTCGCTGGAGAAAATTCCGGAGCGGCAAATCGTCGACCGCGAGACGGATCTTAACCAAGAAGTGCTTTATTTCGGGGAAGCGGCCGTCATGATTGCCAAAGTGCAGCAAGGGATGCTTCGCGACTTCGAGCTGCGGGAGCTGGAGCCGGGTTACACAGATGCCGCCTGCGACCGTTTTGTTATATCGCGTTACCGGGAGCATGGCAAGCCGGACGAGCTGATTGTGAACCGGCTTGGCGACCCGCAGGCCGTCAAGCGTGCGCTCAGACGGCCGGGCGAGCGGAATAAGGGCGTCCCTTTTCGAATTACGCTGCCGAAGCGCGGCTTGAAGCATGATCTGCTGCAGCTTTGCAAGGACAACTACGATTACCGGATGCGGCAGCGTGATCGTGAAAGCAGATCGACCTGAACCTGCTGCGGTGAAACCGGAAAGTGTCATGTGCGGGACAGGTCATAGCGTTCATAAAGCTTCAAAAAAACCTAACAATGAACCGGTCAAGGGACTGCCCTTGACCGGTTCATTTTTTGTTGTTTAGGAAATCATGTAACTCTAAGGTGGATCGAGCGCATCGCTGGCAGCGATGGGGTCGTAGGTTCAGCCCGCGCAGACGGAATGCATGAATGACCTTCGAGAGCTAACGGCTAAGCATGACGTTATTGTGCTCAAAATGCCCTTTTGCAAAATGTAACGGTTATGAGAGACCTTATCTGATGGTTTCCGCTCAAACAGGGCTATTCCTGCAACCAATAACAGCGCTCATCTCCGTTAGAAATTCAAAGGGGCCATTTTCGTTCAATTAGCGGCAATGGCAGCCGTTAGGAAATAACCTGCGATCCATCGACTCCCTCAGACGGAACGAATCGAACCGGCTGAGTTGAATGGAGCCTAAACGTGCGGTGTCGCTGATTTCCGCTTTGCGTCGAAATAAATGGGGGAGGGAAAAAGCTTGGAGAAGCAGGAG carries:
- a CDS encoding Cof-type HAD-IIB family hydrolase, encoding MDKKMIFFDIDGTLLDHDKKLPQSAKEAVAELQRAGHEVAIATGRGPFMFKEIREELGIDSYISFNGQYVVRQGEVIVKNPIRPELLERITEAAAAHDHPIVYMSHETMKSSSEFHAYIVESISSLKVKHPEFDADYFRNRDIYQCLLFCTIGEETHYKEHFPGLDFIRWHQFSMDVLPQGGSKAKGIEQFIRLAGFDKKDVYAFGDGLNDIEMLEYVDNSVAMGNAVDSVKKAAKHVTKDVVEDGIRHGLEMVGLL
- a CDS encoding acyl-CoA thioesterase yields the protein MESVLDIIVRSTEIDMNGHVNNAKYLEYLEWGRDEWFDKAGLDFDTFLAMGMQTVMVNINMNYRKECRQGEALTIRTRPCRAGRSSFALLQEIVGAEGKIRADAVVTCVTIDAVNRVSREMPQQLRDVLERERNDTM
- a CDS encoding amidase, encoding MLKQNAPNEPASELLGGNAPVTREDAAKTVQSLFHLSDAPSSFSDVPSSSPYAGAVGAVAKAGIMNGVGNGRFGYGVVLSQAEAAALNARVAHYARLASISADTVEGLSIEQIESGLRSGAFTCQQLISAYTARIEAYDQQGPMLNAIINMNENAKAEAAELDKKQRSGAALGAAHCVPVVVKDVINTDDMPTTNGSELFKNWIPDSNATVINRLEEQGAIVLAKTNLDDFAAAVYGISSLKSAMKNPYDLTRTVGGSSGGSAAAIAAQYAPLAIGTDTGGSLRIPAALTGVVTIRPTMGLVSAHGIFPRALTQDTAGPLAATVKDAATGLDFIAGYDPADPVTARSVGKIPAEGYASFAKGGRLDGVKIGLVTGGLAIWGDQPKGPVVALLRKAAEDIEALGGEVVEIAGPPKSLLGGSSVITFESARDVNKFLAEQGGNVPVTTFRGLYDSGKYSPYAKESYDREIKIDPDALNNNVDYQRSLAMRTALQDWTLDTMAKNGFAAIAYPSSAQLADLIGKEQAGLFSRWSENTGFPAISVPMGYAKSKTGTYMPANIEFLGRAFDEPAIIHIASAYENSTKKRVEPALPEIATLATP
- a CDS encoding NAD(P)/FAD-dependent oxidoreductase; translated protein: MLQDCVIVGGGIAGLQAAIQLGRYNHRVLVLDSGDGRSSYCLQYHNLLGWPDGISGPELRQHGRIHAERLGVTFVSGRAVGAKQTDEGFAVETESGETVRAKRLLLATGVMDRLPELKGELTPCLGISIYVCPDCDGYELTGKRALVIGSGNVGARMALTLLYWTRNLVYINHEQTGVDKELIAQMEKSGVEYVNEAVRELKRDGSFLTGVVTASGRTLKAERGFVAFGGNEVRSNLAQQLGVRLHANRHVLADPRTKMTNVMNVWAAGDVLAHSEQTAIAMGDGSQAAIWIHKSLIEPQGSQALAPLVAASGPET
- a CDS encoding GIY-YIG nuclease family protein, whose translation is MPFAFNAGDYPMRPGCYIMKDASGRILYVGKSKCLRSRLQSYFYQNHTRKRLRELVAEIDSIEVILVNNETESLLLENNLIKIHKPPYNRALKRDNSGYAYLMLTQERIPRLDVFFRDRREKEKAASTELDASLQEAATLTELDVAFQETATSTSTELDTAFRETAAASEAPSRKRSKEQPGGPEQDAALPPMQRFGPFASAHFRNQVLEFVADHFKLRTCTTMPKRVCLLYHIKRCSGICEGLISEDDYLDSVRQAAELLASGSNLTAEMYRKMEYYSERLLFEKADNILRHIRSLEKIPERQIVDRETDLNQEVLYFGEAAVMIAKVQQGMLRDFELRELEPGYTDAACDRFVISRYREHGKPDELIVNRLGDPQAVKRALRRPGERNKGVPFRITLPKRGLKHDLLQLCKDNYDYRMRQRDRESRST
- a CDS encoding MFS transporter, with amino-acid sequence MAFSWRRNLFVLWVGVFFCSTAYSISIPFIPLFLATELGVTSNLSLWSGFAFGISFLASALIAPYWGSLADKYGRKPMLLRSGFSLAALYFATYFIHDPYLFLLLRIFQGLLAGYVPAAITMVGTGTPEDKAGYALGIMATSGATGGIVGPLVGGIASHLLGNRESFLLSGVVVLVAALIALVFAKETNFNRSGKRSHVRDDLKEAAANRVFITLLVLVGLGTFSVMILEPLITVYVLQLGVKQGEATLQSGIVFSAVGLATLLAAPQWGRIGSRIGFTNVLFIGLLGGGIGNLLQFFVKGYVEFGVLRFIYGLFFAGVYPALNAMIVKVTAPSFRGRAFSLNQSATQLATMLGPMIGGVLGGIIPIRWVFVINGAMLIAAAVLIRRKNLESRAKVAVRAGN